One segment of Triticum aestivum cultivar Chinese Spring chromosome 2A, IWGSC CS RefSeq v2.1, whole genome shotgun sequence DNA contains the following:
- the LOC123185624 gene encoding protein MHF2 homolog has translation MEDFHEETREARDETFNPDLIRAIFKLVWSRRTGRGGVVDEAVDVEPAAETSRRNRSTSANASALQVSCELLRMFVAEAVQRCAVIAEAEGTTTIEPTHLERVLPQLLLDF, from the exons ATGGAAGATTTCCATGAAGAGACGCGCGAGGCACGGGACGAGACCTTCAATCCG GATCTGATCCGCGCGATATTCAAGCTTGTGTGGAGCCGGCGGACCGGCAGGGGCGGCGTCGTCGACGAGGCCGTAGACGTCGAG CCTGCTGCGGAGACGTCAAGGAGGAACCGGAGTACCTCTG CCAATGCAAGTGCACTTCAAGTGAGCTGCGAACTTCTTCGGATGTTTGTCGCAG AGGCTGTCCAGCGGTGTGCTGTTATCGCTGAAGCAGAGGGGACGACCACAATTGAGCCCACCCACCTGGAGCGAGTTTTGCCGCAGCTTCTTCTGGACTTCTAG